A genomic stretch from Flavobacterium humidisoli includes:
- the asnS gene encoding asparagine--tRNA ligase: MKHTKVRDLLNSTTTLQEVNAKGWVRTFRNNQFIALNDGSTINNIQCVVDFENTPEETLKRITTGAAVSVIGTLVESKGAGQKYEIQVNKLEILGDSDAEKFPMQPKKHSLEFLRENAHLRVRTNAFGAIMRVRSVLSYAVHKYFQDKGFVYVNTPIITGADAEGAGEMFQVTSLPLDNLPKNEEGNIDFKKDFFGKHTNLTVSGQLEGETFAMALGQIYTFGPTFRAENSNTSRHLAEFWMIEPEVAFNDLDDNMDLAEDFIQYVIKYALDNCQDDLKFLEGRLLEEEKSKPQAERSEMALLEKLNFVLENNFKRVSYTEAIDILRDSTPNKKKKFSYLINEWGADLQSEHERYLVEKHFKCPVILYDYPANIKAFYMRLNDNTEPGRETVRAMDILFPGIGEIVGGSEREERYDVLVEKMEKLGIDKEELYWYLDTRRFGSATHAGFGLGFERLVLFVTGMTNIRDVIPFPRTPGSAEF; the protein is encoded by the coding sequence ATGAAACACACAAAAGTTAGAGACTTATTAAACAGTACGACGACGTTACAGGAAGTGAATGCAAAAGGTTGGGTGAGAACTTTTAGAAATAATCAGTTCATCGCTTTAAATGACGGTTCTACAATTAATAATATTCAATGTGTTGTTGATTTTGAAAATACACCAGAAGAGACTTTAAAAAGAATCACAACTGGAGCAGCAGTTTCTGTAATTGGAACTTTGGTTGAAAGTAAAGGTGCAGGTCAGAAATATGAAATTCAAGTGAACAAACTTGAAATCCTTGGAGATTCTGATGCTGAGAAATTCCCAATGCAGCCTAAAAAACACTCTTTAGAATTTTTACGTGAAAACGCTCACTTGCGTGTACGTACAAATGCTTTTGGAGCAATTATGCGTGTACGTTCTGTATTGTCTTATGCAGTTCACAAATATTTTCAGGATAAAGGTTTTGTGTATGTAAATACGCCAATTATCACTGGAGCTGATGCTGAAGGTGCTGGAGAAATGTTTCAAGTAACATCTTTACCATTGGATAATCTTCCAAAAAACGAAGAAGGAAACATTGATTTCAAAAAAGATTTCTTTGGAAAACATACCAACTTAACGGTTTCTGGACAATTAGAAGGTGAAACTTTTGCAATGGCTTTGGGTCAGATTTATACTTTTGGACCAACGTTTAGAGCAGAAAACTCAAACACTTCTCGTCACCTTGCTGAGTTTTGGATGATCGAACCAGAAGTTGCTTTCAACGACCTTGACGACAACATGGATTTGGCTGAAGATTTTATTCAGTACGTAATTAAATATGCTTTAGACAACTGTCAGGATGATTTGAAATTTCTGGAAGGAAGACTTCTTGAAGAAGAAAAATCAAAACCTCAGGCGGAAAGAAGCGAAATGGCTTTGTTAGAGAAATTAAACTTTGTATTAGAGAACAACTTTAAACGTGTTTCTTATACAGAAGCTATTGATATTTTGAGAGATTCAACTCCAAATAAAAAGAAAAAATTCAGCTATCTTATCAACGAATGGGGAGCTGATTTACAATCAGAACACGAGCGTTATTTAGTTGAAAAACATTTTAAATGTCCGGTAATTTTATACGATTACCCGGCAAATATCAAAGCGTTTTACATGCGTTTGAACGACAATACTGAACCTGGAAGAGAAACGGTTCGTGCAATGGATATCCTTTTCCCTGGAATTGGAGAAATCGTTGGTGGTTCTGAAAGAGAAGAACGTTACGATGTTCTGGTTGAGAAAATGGAAAAACTTGGAATTGATAAAGAAGAATTATACTGGTACTTAGACACCAGAAGATTTGGTTCTGCAACTCACGCAGGTTTTGGTTTAGGATTTGAGCGTTTGGTATTGTTTGTTACAGGAATGACAAACATTAGAGACGTAATTCCTTTCCCAAGAACTCCGGGCAGCGCGGAATTTTAA
- a CDS encoding GxxExxY protein translates to MFFKDLSLKKNNLCALASSWQIQNIMLSERTEEIGKIIVNAAFKVHKQLGPGLLERVYEICLAHEITKVGLDVKRQVDIPIVYDGIEFSEGLRLDLLIEDSIIIEIKAVEQINPVWEAQIISQLKLLNKDLGYLINFNVPLIKSGIRRFINTKRVF, encoded by the coding sequence ATGTTTTTTAAGGACTTGAGCCTTAAAAAAAACAATCTTTGCGCCTTAGCGTCTTCGTGGCAAATACAAAATATTATGCTCTCTGAAAGAACGGAAGAAATTGGAAAAATAATTGTAAACGCAGCTTTTAAAGTCCACAAACAACTTGGCCCCGGATTATTAGAAAGAGTCTATGAAATTTGTTTGGCGCATGAAATTACTAAGGTTGGTCTTGATGTAAAACGCCAAGTTGATATTCCGATTGTTTATGATGGAATTGAATTTAGCGAAGGACTAAGATTAGATTTATTAATCGAAGATTCTATAATAATAGAAATAAAAGCAGTAGAACAAATAAATCCAGTTTGGGAAGCGCAAATTATAAGTCAGTTAAAATTACTAAACAAAGATTTAGGTTACTTAATTAATTTTAATGTGCCATTAATCAAAAGCGGTATCAGAAGATTTATAAACACGAAAAGAGTATTTTAA